A genomic segment from Gammaproteobacteria bacterium encodes:
- a CDS encoding AraC family transcriptional regulator, with amino-acid sequence MDALSELLRAVKLSGAMFYVAECSKPWRVLAPPGHKLGRYVAPNASHVIEFHLATLGSGYVRVDDETTPFSAGDLFMIPHGDEHEMGNGSDAELVDASVTLPALLTGDTIRSRFGGGGEETHLVCGYLACEAALIRPVLAGLPRVVRVHLRNDRAGEWLENSIVHAVERAAAAAPGSDVILARLAEVLFAEALQRYVVQVSPGRSGWLAGALDPAVGRSLAALHRRPSHAWTLDELAQEAAISRSALTERFARYLGQSPMAYLADWRLELGAEALRTTSRSVLQIATEVGYESEAAFNRAFKRRFGKPPAQYRRAAREQRKALARSA; translated from the coding sequence TGCTCCGCGCCGTGAAGCTTTCCGGCGCCATGTTCTACGTCGCCGAGTGCTCGAAGCCCTGGCGGGTGCTCGCGCCGCCGGGCCACAAGCTCGGGCGATACGTGGCCCCGAACGCGAGCCATGTGATCGAGTTCCATCTCGCGACGCTCGGCTCGGGCTACGTCCGAGTCGACGACGAGACCACGCCGTTTTCCGCGGGCGATCTGTTCATGATTCCGCACGGGGACGAGCACGAGATGGGCAACGGCTCGGACGCCGAGCTCGTCGATGCCTCCGTCACTCTGCCGGCGCTGCTCACCGGCGACACGATCCGGTCGCGTTTCGGCGGCGGGGGAGAGGAGACGCACCTCGTTTGCGGCTACCTCGCGTGCGAAGCCGCGCTCATTCGGCCCGTGCTCGCCGGATTGCCGCGCGTCGTGCGCGTGCATCTTCGCAACGACCGCGCGGGCGAATGGCTCGAGAACTCGATCGTGCATGCCGTCGAGCGGGCGGCGGCCGCGGCGCCGGGCAGTGACGTGATCCTCGCGCGGCTCGCGGAGGTGCTGTTCGCCGAGGCGCTTCAGCGGTACGTCGTGCAGGTTTCGCCGGGCCGCAGCGGCTGGCTCGCGGGCGCGCTCGACCCGGCCGTTGGACGGAGCCTCGCGGCGCTCCATCGCCGGCCCTCGCACGCATGGACGCTCGACGAGCTGGCCCAGGAAGCCGCCATCTCTCGGTCCGCGTTGACGGAACGGTTCGCGCGCTATCTCGGCCAGTCGCCGATGGCGTATCTCGCGGATTGGCGGCTCGAGCTGGGCGCGGAAGCGTTGCGCACGACGAGCCGCAGCGTGCTGCAGATCGCGACCGAGGTCGGCTACGAGTCCGAGGCCGCCTTCAACCGGGCGTTCAAGCGCCGCTTCGGCAAGCCGCCTGCGCAATATCGTCGCGCCGCGAGGGAGCAGCGCAAGGCGTTGGCGCGGTCCGCGTAG
- a CDS encoding VOC family protein: MQRTMTAVLGLTAAIWLGAAHADTTVLAVRLGADDVPALAKFYETAFGLKEIDHVGDPPTEIIMRYGDTVAAAKAGSSPEFLVARREAGAKPGEIAHAIFRVSDIAAAVAAAKAAGATVNGDVVSVPIGGTPIKIATMVDPQGNVLEIMELPDGLDHLPH, encoded by the coding sequence ATGCAACGAACGATGACGGCGGTCCTGGGGCTCACTGCGGCGATTTGGCTCGGTGCGGCTCACGCGGACACCACGGTGCTCGCGGTGCGGCTCGGCGCCGACGATGTCCCCGCGCTCGCGAAGTTCTACGAAACCGCCTTCGGGTTGAAGGAGATCGACCACGTCGGGGACCCGCCGACCGAGATCATCATGCGCTACGGCGACACCGTCGCCGCGGCGAAGGCCGGCTCGTCGCCGGAATTTCTCGTCGCTCGACGCGAAGCCGGCGCGAAGCCAGGCGAGATCGCGCACGCGATCTTTCGCGTTTCGGACATCGCCGCCGCAGTGGCGGCCGCGAAGGCCGCCGGCGCCACGGTGAATGGCGACGTGGTTTCGGTCCCGATCGGCGGCACGCCGATCAAGATCGCGACGATGGTCGACCCGCAGGGCAACGTGCTCGAGATCATGGAGCTGCCGGACGGACTCGACCACCTCCCGCACTGA
- a CDS encoding DUF6152 family protein has product MRPSIALLTLAASSLLSSGQANAHHSYAATYDVSRTVRLEGRLVRFEYRSPHSYLHLVVKGEDGETQRWAVEWAAPSSLVRQGVSRDTLRTGDELIVVARPSRAQGEFRSLMLTLERPADGLKWGTNPDEVVD; this is encoded by the coding sequence ATGCGACCGAGCATTGCCTTGCTGACCCTGGCCGCCTCGAGCCTGCTTTCGAGCGGGCAGGCGAACGCCCACCATTCCTATGCCGCCACGTACGACGTATCCCGAACCGTGCGGCTCGAGGGCCGGCTCGTGCGCTTCGAATACCGCAGCCCGCACTCCTATCTGCACTTGGTCGTGAAGGGTGAGGACGGTGAAACGCAGCGCTGGGCCGTCGAATGGGCCGCGCCGAGCTCGCTGGTCCGACAAGGCGTCTCGCGCGATACGCTGCGCACCGGGGACGAGCTCATCGTGGTCGCCCGGCCGTCGCGCGCGCAGGGCGAGTTTCGCAGCCTGATGCTGACGCTGGAGCGCCCCGCCGACGGGCTCAAATGGGGCACGAATCCCGACGAAGTGGTGGACTGA
- a CDS encoding MarR family transcriptional regulator, whose protein sequence is MTSRSRPRPREDLLAELAKAGREHSDATVLFHAIVASLMELHPTDYKVLGLLERFGAMSAGEIARQSGLATASVTNLIDRLERKGFARRMQDDRDRRRVLVEPVLEHLHGARDMFASTQRSLRRLLEHYSDRELAVIADFLTRNARRLRAETKKLDRR, encoded by the coding sequence ATGACTTCGAGGTCACGGCCTCGCCCACGCGAGGATCTTCTCGCGGAGCTGGCGAAGGCCGGGCGCGAGCACAGCGATGCGACGGTGCTGTTTCACGCGATCGTCGCGAGCCTCATGGAGCTTCACCCCACCGACTACAAGGTCCTCGGCCTGCTCGAGAGGTTCGGCGCGATGAGCGCGGGCGAGATCGCGCGGCAGTCCGGTCTCGCTACGGCTTCGGTCACCAACCTCATCGATCGGCTCGAGCGCAAGGGGTTTGCGCGGCGAATGCAGGACGACCGGGACCGCCGGCGCGTGCTGGTCGAGCCCGTCTTGGAGCACCTCCACGGCGCCCGCGACATGTTCGCCTCCACCCAGCGCTCCTTGCGCCGGCTCCTCGAGCACTACTCGGACCGCGAGCTCGCCGTCATCGCCGATTTCCTGACGCGCAACGCGCGGCGGCTCCGCGCCGAGACGAAGAAGCTCGATCGACGCTAG
- a CDS encoding PadR family transcriptional regulator, whose protein sequence is MSNKEPARAQFLRGTLDLMILQSLAAMGPMHGYAIAARLEQASGGALLPNMGTLYPGLMRLEQRGLIRANWGTTENNRQARFYSITAAGRRHLAAEKKSWEQMVAIMQTLFGEPT, encoded by the coding sequence ATGTCTAATAAAGAACCGGCCAGGGCACAGTTCCTCCGCGGCACGCTCGATCTCATGATCCTGCAATCGTTGGCGGCGATGGGGCCGATGCACGGCTATGCGATCGCCGCGCGGCTCGAGCAGGCATCGGGCGGCGCGCTCCTGCCCAACATGGGCACACTCTATCCCGGGCTGATGCGCCTCGAGCAGCGCGGCCTCATTCGCGCGAATTGGGGTACCACGGAGAACAACCGGCAGGCGCGCTTTTACTCGATCACGGCGGCAGGGCGCCGGCATCTCGCAGCCGAGAAGAAGTCCTGGGAGCAAATGGTGGCGATCATGCAGACGCTGTTCGGTGAGCCGACGTGA
- a CDS encoding helix-turn-helix transcriptional regulator — translation MAIIVNLDVMLAKRKLRSSTVAEQVGITPQNLSILKTGKAKAIRFSTLERLCAILDCQPGDLLVYEPDAKQPAAERAEKGV, via the coding sequence GTGGCCATCATCGTCAATCTCGACGTCATGCTCGCGAAGCGCAAATTGCGCTCCAGCACCGTCGCGGAGCAAGTGGGCATCACGCCCCAGAATCTTTCGATCCTGAAGACCGGCAAGGCCAAAGCCATCCGCTTCAGCACGTTGGAAAGGCTTTGCGCGATTCTGGACTGCCAGCCGGGAGATCTTCTCGTGTACGAGCCGGATGCGAAACAGCCGGCAGCGGAGCGCGCCGAAAAAGGTGTCTGA
- a CDS encoding DUF2975 domain-containing protein yields MTTQRTDKLERVARYSRSLRQLFQLLLGATAIALLVGTLLIATGTDPYDTSVTVGGAIYVGDVIPAVLRSMAVVGFILSTGILLKVLFHLVKLFGLYAQGKIFSADNVYQIRQIGIAVMLIPTLWTLGLIAVLLVPGHGIASRIRIDEAPFTELVVGIIIIVVSWIMDVGRELREEQDLVV; encoded by the coding sequence GTGACGACGCAACGCACCGACAAGCTGGAGAGGGTCGCCCGCTACAGCCGCTCGCTCCGGCAGCTCTTTCAGCTTCTGCTGGGCGCGACGGCCATTGCGCTGCTCGTGGGCACGCTGCTGATCGCCACGGGCACGGACCCGTACGACACGAGCGTCACCGTGGGCGGCGCGATCTACGTCGGAGACGTCATTCCCGCCGTGCTCCGGTCGATGGCCGTCGTGGGTTTCATCCTGAGCACCGGGATACTGCTGAAGGTGCTTTTCCACCTCGTCAAGCTGTTCGGGCTCTATGCACAAGGCAAGATCTTCAGCGCGGACAACGTTTACCAGATCCGTCAGATCGGCATCGCCGTCATGCTCATCCCCACCCTCTGGACGCTGGGCCTGATCGCGGTTTTGCTGGTCCCCGGCCATGGCATCGCGAGCCGGATCCGGATCGACGAGGCGCCGTTCACGGAGCTCGTCGTCGGAATCATCATCATCGTCGTCTCCTGGATCATGGACGTCGGCCGAGAGCTCCGCGAGGAGCAGGACCTCGTCGTCTAG
- a CDS encoding FmdB family zinc ribbon protein: MPDYVYRCAKCGEAFERTERMSEHGQSKPECPKCKSRDVHSVPASFFAKTSRKS; encoded by the coding sequence ATGCCCGATTACGTCTATCGCTGTGCGAAGTGCGGCGAAGCGTTCGAGCGGACGGAACGCATGTCGGAGCACGGACAGTCGAAGCCCGAGTGCCCGAAGTGCAAGAGCCGCGACGTCCACAGCGTGCCGGCGTCGTTCTTCGCGAAGACGTCGCGGAAGAGCTGA
- a CDS encoding KTSC domain-containing protein: protein MHTVKSRGIRRIAYNAEERTLDVEFSSSKLYRYLDVPPAAYEWLSRAKSKGRFINRLIKDKYRCERVDGPAAGAEEPDLLDTLRKSLERPKGES from the coding sequence ATGCATACGGTCAAGTCCCGCGGTATCCGCCGGATCGCGTACAACGCGGAAGAACGTACGCTCGACGTCGAGTTTTCCTCGTCGAAGCTGTACCGTTACTTGGATGTTCCGCCGGCGGCCTACGAATGGCTGTCGCGCGCGAAGTCGAAGGGCCGCTTCATCAACCGGCTGATCAAGGATAAATATCGCTGCGAGCGAGTCGACGGACCGGCTGCCGGCGCCGAGGAGCCGGACTTGCTCGACACGCTGCGAAAGTCTCTGGAGCGCCCGAAGGGCGAAAGCTAG
- the msrA gene encoding peptide-methionine (S)-S-oxide reductase MsrA, whose translation MNQLLCVLLAAAAAVAAPLAAQPAEEGSEDTAVATFAGGCFWCVEEAFDKVEGVLSTTSGYTGGHVPHPSYEQVSAGNTGHAESVRVEYDPDVVTYEELLDAFWHNIDPLDAGGQFCDRGDQYRSAIFYHNERQRELAERSKRELEESGVLPGKIVTEIVPATEFYPAEGYHQDYYKHNALRYRFYKYTCGRPDRLEELWGGK comes from the coding sequence ATGAATCAGCTACTGTGCGTATTGCTCGCCGCCGCAGCGGCGGTCGCTGCACCGCTTGCGGCCCAGCCCGCCGAGGAAGGCTCGGAGGACACCGCGGTCGCCACGTTCGCCGGCGGCTGCTTCTGGTGCGTGGAAGAGGCGTTCGACAAGGTCGAGGGCGTCCTCTCGACCACGTCGGGCTACACCGGCGGCCACGTGCCGCATCCAAGCTACGAGCAGGTCTCGGCAGGCAACACGGGGCACGCCGAATCGGTGCGGGTCGAGTACGATCCCGATGTCGTGACCTACGAGGAGCTGCTCGATGCCTTCTGGCACAACATCGATCCGCTCGACGCGGGCGGGCAGTTCTGCGACCGGGGCGACCAGTACCGCAGCGCGATCTTCTATCACAACGAGCGCCAGCGCGAGCTCGCCGAGCGCTCGAAGCGCGAGCTCGAGGAAAGCGGCGTGCTGCCGGGCAAGATCGTCACGGAGATCGTTCCCGCGACGGAGTTCTACCCGGCCGAGGGCTATCACCAGGATTACTACAAGCACAACGCGCTGAGATACAGGTTCTACAAGTACACGTGCGGCCGCCCGGATCGGCTCGAAGAGCTGTGGGGCGGGAAGTAG
- a CDS encoding cation:proton antiporter family protein, with translation MAGSWIAAALVLGLLAWRTGLPPLVGFLVCGFVLGALGMETTPALEQVAHAGVLLLLFAVGLKLRLKTLMRYEVWGTAVAHLVIVSAVVAVPVAIAGGLPVMLTIALAVALNFSSTVFAAKVLEDREELRAVHGRVAIGILIVQDIAAVALLALLNGERPSPYALLLLALPFARPLIARLLTVVGHGELFVLLGAALALAVGGEGFERLGLSPELGALVLGMMLANHPRAHELSGALWSLKELLLIGFFLSIGMSGTPTWVVAESAALLLVLMPLKAGVFFFLLLLLGLRARTSLLTALSLSTFSEFGLIVTQLAVDNGMLDQRWLTAAGIAVALSFAVAAPLNARAHALYALTRRWLDCLERDKRHPDDEPITFGSAEILVVGMGRVGTGAFDYLRAQGKHVVGVDSDTGKLERHRREGRRVAYADAEDPNFWLRLKVDRLQLIMLAMPDLEAKLRSIRELRRRGFEGMISATHVYPDELAPLLEAGCDASYNYFSEAGYGFARHTLEALSSPDGTAGTVLSEATPAEEGSLDAESAPASVALPMAFMQQTEEK, from the coding sequence ATGGCAGGCAGTTGGATTGCGGCCGCCTTGGTTCTCGGCCTCCTGGCCTGGCGCACGGGGCTGCCGCCGCTGGTCGGCTTTCTGGTGTGCGGCTTCGTGCTGGGAGCGCTCGGCATGGAGACGACGCCCGCGCTCGAGCAAGTGGCGCACGCCGGCGTGCTGCTGCTCCTTTTCGCCGTCGGCCTGAAGCTGCGTCTCAAGACGCTGATGCGCTACGAGGTGTGGGGCACCGCGGTTGCGCATCTGGTGATCGTCTCGGCCGTCGTCGCGGTCCCGGTGGCCATCGCCGGCGGCTTGCCGGTGATGCTCACGATCGCGCTCGCCGTAGCGCTCAACTTCTCGAGCACGGTATTCGCGGCCAAAGTGCTCGAGGACCGGGAGGAGCTGCGCGCCGTGCACGGGCGCGTGGCGATCGGCATTCTGATCGTGCAGGACATTGCGGCCGTCGCCCTGCTCGCGCTGCTGAACGGGGAGAGGCCGTCGCCTTACGCGCTGCTGTTGCTGGCTCTGCCGTTCGCGCGGCCGCTGATCGCCCGCCTGCTCACGGTCGTCGGTCACGGCGAGCTGTTCGTGCTGCTCGGCGCGGCGCTCGCGCTGGCCGTCGGCGGAGAGGGCTTCGAGCGGCTCGGGCTGAGCCCGGAGCTCGGCGCGCTCGTGCTCGGGATGATGCTCGCAAACCATCCGCGTGCGCACGAGCTGAGTGGAGCGCTGTGGAGCCTGAAGGAGCTGTTGCTGATCGGCTTCTTCCTGTCCATCGGGATGAGCGGGACGCCGACGTGGGTGGTCGCCGAGTCGGCGGCCCTGCTGCTCGTGCTGATGCCGTTGAAAGCCGGCGTGTTCTTCTTCCTGCTGCTGCTCCTCGGCCTGCGTGCGCGCACCAGCTTGTTGACCGCATTGAGTCTTTCGACGTTCAGCGAGTTCGGGCTGATCGTCACTCAGCTCGCCGTGGACAACGGCATGCTCGATCAGCGCTGGCTCACCGCCGCGGGTATCGCCGTGGCGCTCTCGTTCGCGGTCGCCGCGCCGCTGAACGCGCGCGCTCATGCGCTCTACGCCCTGACCCGCCGGTGGCTGGACTGCCTCGAGCGCGACAAGCGGCACCCGGACGACGAGCCGATCACGTTCGGCAGCGCCGAGATCCTCGTCGTCGGGATGGGCCGCGTCGGCACCGGTGCGTTCGACTATCTGCGGGCGCAGGGGAAGCACGTCGTCGGCGTCGACAGCGATACCGGCAAGCTCGAGCGTCATCGGCGCGAGGGGCGGCGGGTCGCCTACGCCGACGCCGAGGATCCGAACTTCTGGCTGCGGCTGAAAGTGGACCGCCTGCAGCTCATCATGCTCGCGATGCCCGATCTCGAAGCGAAGCTGCGCTCGATCCGGGAGCTTCGGCGGCGCGGGTTCGAAGGAATGATCAGCGCGACGCATGTGTATCCGGACGAGCTCGCGCCGCTGCTCGAGGCGGGCTGCGATGCGAGCTACAACTACTTCAGCGAGGCGGGGTACGGCTTCGCGCGGCATACGCTCGAAGCGCTGTCGTCGCCGGACGGCACGGCCGGGACCGTGCTCTCGGAAGCGACGCCGGCCGAGGAGGGCTCGCTCGACGCGGAATCCGCCCCCGCAAGCGTGGCCCTCCCGATGGCGTTCATGCAGCAGACCGAGGAGAAGTAG
- a CDS encoding DUF1592 domain-containing protein, with product MAEQWGLVETYCVDCHNSIDRTGGLVLEEMSPENVGADAAVWEKVLRKFRGNLMPPPDRPQPSPEQKAAFVAALEHRLAEEAEASGPHPGFVGLRRLNRTEYENAVRDLLGVDVDATELLPPDNKKSGFDNNASVLTISPTFMEQYVAAARTVAIEAVGNPDAPPGSTTYVNDGDAGSYKRHIEGLPLGTRGGLAVMHDFPADGEYVINVADMAQALWVYNMEFENTVLVTLDGREVYRTTIGGEEDQKAIDQHGQSAVDRINQRLKNIRFEATAGPHQVGVTFLARTFAESDDRLQLAAPGGGQDRILRVSSFELQGPFHPSGVSETPSRRKIFSCHVGPDAGAETAESCAREILGRLARLAYRRPVGKHDLDKLLAFYRGGAASGGFETGIRKAVTAILASPDFLFRFASPSEDLPPGSIYELSDLELASRLSFFLWSSIPDDELLRVAEQGRLGEPEVLDAQIERMLADERARSLVTSFAFQWLDVDKLDDVVPDRGIFPQATPDPREAYKHELELFLASILLEDRSVLDLMTADHTFVNETIAHLYGLPAVRGDQFRRVELESSARFGLLGKGAILMATSYPNRTAPVIRGKWILENLIGSPPSPPPPGVDTDLVEDTGPEPRTVRERLEQHRADAVCASCHAVMDPLGLTLENFDAIGEWQDYDKRAREPIDASGKLIGGKEIVGPDELRRALLEDPERIVWTITEELMTYALGRSLEYYDMPTVRRIVDDAARDRYRFSALVRGIVKSDAFRMLEVPPAAETVADEAGEPERSAI from the coding sequence GTGGCCGAGCAGTGGGGCCTCGTCGAAACCTACTGCGTCGACTGCCACAATTCGATCGACCGCACCGGCGGCCTCGTCCTCGAGGAGATGAGCCCCGAGAACGTCGGCGCCGATGCCGCCGTCTGGGAGAAAGTCCTGCGCAAGTTCCGCGGCAACTTGATGCCGCCGCCGGACCGCCCGCAGCCGTCTCCCGAGCAAAAGGCCGCCTTCGTCGCCGCGCTCGAGCATCGGCTCGCCGAGGAGGCCGAAGCCTCCGGGCCCCACCCGGGCTTCGTCGGCCTGCGTCGTTTGAACCGCACCGAATACGAGAATGCCGTGCGGGATCTCCTCGGCGTCGACGTCGATGCCACGGAGCTCCTTCCGCCCGACAACAAGAAGAGCGGCTTCGACAACAACGCTTCGGTCCTGACGATCTCGCCGACGTTCATGGAGCAGTACGTCGCAGCCGCTCGCACGGTCGCGATCGAAGCCGTCGGCAATCCGGATGCGCCGCCCGGCAGCACGACTTACGTCAACGACGGCGACGCGGGATCCTACAAGCGTCACATCGAAGGGCTGCCGCTCGGCACGCGCGGCGGGCTGGCGGTAATGCACGACTTCCCCGCCGACGGCGAGTACGTCATCAACGTCGCGGACATGGCCCAGGCGCTCTGGGTCTACAACATGGAGTTCGAGAACACGGTGCTCGTCACGCTCGACGGGCGAGAGGTCTACCGCACGACGATCGGCGGCGAGGAGGACCAGAAGGCGATCGACCAGCACGGCCAATCGGCCGTCGACCGCATCAATCAACGCCTGAAGAACATCCGCTTCGAGGCCACGGCGGGTCCGCATCAGGTCGGCGTCACGTTCCTCGCGCGCACCTTCGCGGAATCCGACGATCGGCTTCAGCTCGCGGCGCCCGGCGGCGGCCAGGACCGCATCCTGCGCGTGAGCTCGTTCGAGCTCCAGGGCCCGTTCCATCCGAGCGGCGTGAGCGAGACGCCGTCCCGCCGCAAGATCTTCAGCTGCCATGTCGGTCCCGATGCGGGCGCCGAGACGGCGGAGAGCTGTGCGCGCGAGATTCTCGGGCGGCTCGCCCGGCTCGCGTACCGCCGCCCGGTCGGCAAGCACGACCTCGACAAGCTGCTCGCGTTCTATCGCGGCGGCGCCGCGTCGGGCGGCTTCGAGACGGGCATCCGCAAAGCCGTTACCGCGATTCTCGCGAGCCCGGATTTCCTGTTCCGCTTCGCGTCTCCGTCCGAGGATCTGCCTCCGGGCTCGATCTACGAGCTGTCGGATCTCGAGCTCGCGTCGCGTCTCTCGTTCTTCCTCTGGAGCAGCATCCCCGACGACGAGCTTCTCCGCGTCGCCGAGCAAGGGCGGCTCGGCGAGCCCGAGGTCCTCGACGCGCAGATCGAGCGCATGCTCGCCGACGAGCGCGCCCGTTCGCTCGTCACGAGCTTCGCGTTCCAGTGGCTCGACGTGGACAAGCTCGACGACGTCGTGCCGGACCGCGGCATCTTCCCGCAGGCCACGCCCGATCCCCGCGAAGCCTACAAGCACGAGCTCGAGCTCTTCCTCGCGAGCATCCTGCTCGAGGACCGGAGCGTCCTCGACCTGATGACGGCGGATCACACCTTCGTCAACGAGACGATCGCGCATCTCTACGGGCTGCCCGCGGTGCGCGGCGATCAGTTCCGCCGCGTCGAGCTCGAGAGCTCGGCGCGTTTCGGCCTGCTCGGCAAGGGCGCGATCCTGATGGCGACGTCGTATCCGAATCGCACGGCCCCCGTGATTCGGGGCAAGTGGATCCTCGAGAACCTGATCGGCTCGCCGCCGTCCCCGCCGCCGCCCGGCGTCGACACGGATCTCGTCGAGGACACAGGCCCCGAGCCGCGCACGGTCCGCGAGCGGCTCGAGCAGCATCGTGCGGACGCGGTCTGCGCTTCCTGCCATGCGGTCATGGACCCGCTCGGCTTGACGCTCGAGAACTTCGACGCGATCGGCGAATGGCAGGACTACGACAAGCGCGCCCGCGAGCCGATCGACGCGAGCGGGAAGCTGATCGGCGGCAAGGAGATCGTGGGGCCGGACGAGCTGCGCCGGGCGCTCCTCGAAGATCCGGAGCGAATCGTTTGGACCATCACCGAGGAGCTGATGACCTACGCGCTCGGCCGCTCGCTCGAGTACTACGACATGCCGACGGTGCGCCGGATCGTCGACGACGCGGCGCGCGACCGCTACCGCTTTTCGGCATTGGTCCGCGGCATCGTGAAGAGCGATGCGTTCAGGATGCTGGAGGTGCCGCCCGCGGCCGAAACCGTCGCCGACGAGGCCGGCGAGCCCGAACGCTCGGCGATCTGA
- a CDS encoding MBL fold metallo-hydrolase: MQSLSRRTLIRGAVYGALASALPPLARGQAGAAKLDVTALRAGTVLIAGAGANIVAAADGDGIVMVDGGLAEHAEALLATVAARFDGRPVRTLVNTHWHPEQTGANASVARTGARIVAQANTRLWLGTDIKRPWEDFVHEPLPPDARPKLSFYESSRELDLGDVPFECGYMLQAHTDGDCYVFFPDANVLACGGVIAGDRWPLIDWWTGGWFGGLVEGIETLLQIAKDDTIIVPSEGPVLRRTDLVAQRDMYAQLFVRFRDELLFKGLSPAEAVAAQPTRDYHPEWPQRDEFVTLAFQSLWGFYAPDV; the protein is encoded by the coding sequence ATGCAAAGCCTCAGCCGAAGAACATTGATTCGGGGCGCAGTCTACGGCGCGCTCGCGTCCGCGCTGCCTCCGCTCGCGCGCGGGCAGGCCGGCGCCGCGAAGCTCGACGTGACGGCGCTCCGCGCAGGAACCGTGCTGATCGCCGGGGCCGGCGCGAACATCGTCGCCGCGGCCGACGGAGACGGCATCGTCATGGTCGACGGCGGTCTCGCCGAGCATGCCGAAGCCCTGCTCGCGACCGTCGCGGCCCGCTTCGACGGCCGTCCGGTCCGCACTCTCGTCAACACGCATTGGCACCCGGAGCAAACCGGCGCGAACGCTTCCGTCGCCCGCACCGGCGCGCGGATCGTCGCTCAGGCCAACACGCGTCTCTGGCTCGGCACCGACATCAAGCGGCCTTGGGAAGACTTCGTGCACGAGCCGCTTCCGCCCGACGCACGCCCCAAGCTCTCCTTCTACGAATCGAGCCGCGAGCTCGACCTCGGCGACGTGCCGTTCGAATGCGGGTACATGCTTCAGGCCCATACCGACGGGGACTGCTACGTCTTCTTCCCGGACGCGAACGTTCTCGCGTGCGGCGGCGTGATCGCCGGCGACCGCTGGCCCCTGATCGACTGGTGGACCGGCGGCTGGTTCGGCGGCCTCGTCGAGGGCATCGAGACGCTGCTCCAGATCGCGAAAGACGACACGATCATCGTGCCGTCCGAAGGGCCGGTGTTGCGCCGCACGGACCTCGTAGCGCAGCGCGACATGTACGCCCAGCTCTTCGTGCGCTTCCGCGACGAGCTGCTTTTCAAGGGGCTGAGCCCGGCCGAAGCGGTCGCGGCGCAGCCGACACGTGACTATCATCCCGAGTGGCCGCAGCGGGACGAGTTCGTGACTCTCGCGTTTCAGAGCCTGTGGGGCTTCTATGCACCGGACGTATAG
- a CDS encoding 5'-3' exonuclease H3TH domain-containing protein: MIVHLIDGTYELFRHFYGLRRFTKGKDRPYGAVVGVLNMVLKMIEGDATHLGVATDHVIESFRNELWPGYKTGEGIERALLAQFHPLEEALAAMGVAVWPMEELEADDALASAARIAAADERVRKVCIWTPDKDLAQCVQGDRVVQIVRRGKEIRDATGVRRKFGVDPERIPDFLALVGDPADGYPGLSGIGPVTAAQLVRRYGAIEDFPSAVLGKRRETALLFKKLATLRTDAPLFSNVEELRWRGPTAGFAEYAERLGSSRLTVRCEKASRRAAG; the protein is encoded by the coding sequence ATGATCGTCCACCTGATCGACGGCACCTACGAGCTGTTCCGGCACTTCTACGGTCTGCGCCGCTTCACGAAGGGCAAGGACAGACCCTACGGCGCAGTCGTCGGTGTCCTCAACATGGTGCTGAAGATGATCGAAGGCGACGCGACGCATTTGGGCGTCGCGACCGACCACGTCATCGAGTCGTTCCGCAACGAGCTCTGGCCCGGCTACAAGACCGGCGAAGGGATCGAGCGTGCGCTTCTCGCGCAATTCCATCCGCTCGAGGAAGCCCTCGCGGCGATGGGTGTTGCGGTCTGGCCGATGGAGGAGCTCGAGGCGGACGACGCGCTCGCGAGCGCGGCGCGCATCGCCGCAGCCGACGAGCGCGTGCGGAAGGTCTGCATTTGGACGCCCGACAAGGATCTCGCGCAATGTGTGCAGGGCGATCGCGTCGTGCAAATCGTTCGCCGCGGCAAGGAGATTCGCGATGCGACCGGCGTGCGCCGCAAGTTCGGCGTGGATCCCGAGCGGATTCCGGATTTTCTCGCGCTGGTCGGCGATCCGGCCGACGGCTATCCGGGTCTGTCCGGCATCGGGCCGGTCACGGCCGCGCAGCTCGTGCGCCGATACGGCGCCATCGAGGACTTTCCTTCGGCGGTTCTCGGGAAGCGGCGCGAGACGGCTCTGCTGTTCAAGAAGCTCGCGACCCTGCGCACGGACGCGCCGCTATTCTCGAACGTCGAGGAGCTGCGATGGCGCGGGCCGACGGCGGGCTTCGCCGAATACGCCGAGCGTCTCGGAAGCAGCCGTCTGACCGTGCGCTGCGAGAAGGCGAGCCGCCGCGCCGCAGGCTGA